Proteins encoded by one window of Nocardioides euryhalodurans:
- a CDS encoding TIGR03936 family radical SAM-associated protein, with product MREQPEQQAPPVQRLRIRYAKRGRLRFTSHRDFSRAFERALVRARIPMAYSSGFNPHPRISYAGAAPTGAASEAEYLEIGLATVVEPDDVRRDLDAVMPDGLDVVVVAESPGGSLADRLTASRWRIDVDADAEALAAAADRFLGTESVLVERMTKKGMREFDCRAAVHTLEASGRSLELVLHHAVPAVRPDDVLTGLRQVAALEVAGPPLLTRLEQGVLDEESGALADPLA from the coding sequence GTGCGTGAGCAGCCCGAACAGCAGGCGCCGCCGGTCCAGCGGCTCCGGATCCGTTACGCGAAGCGTGGCCGGCTCCGGTTCACCTCGCACCGCGACTTCTCCCGCGCCTTCGAGCGCGCCCTGGTCAGGGCCCGGATCCCGATGGCGTACTCCTCGGGCTTCAACCCCCACCCGCGCATCTCCTACGCCGGCGCCGCGCCCACCGGGGCGGCGAGCGAGGCGGAGTACCTCGAGATCGGCCTCGCCACGGTCGTCGAGCCCGACGACGTACGCCGCGACCTCGACGCGGTCATGCCGGACGGGCTCGACGTGGTGGTCGTGGCCGAGTCGCCCGGGGGATCGCTCGCCGACAGGCTGACCGCGAGCCGGTGGCGGATCGACGTCGACGCCGACGCCGAGGCCCTGGCAGCGGCCGCCGACCGCTTCCTGGGCACCGAGTCGGTGCTCGTGGAGCGGATGACCAAGAAGGGCATGCGCGAGTTCGACTGCCGGGCCGCGGTGCACACCCTCGAGGCGTCCGGGCGCTCCCTCGAGCTCGTGCTCCACCACGCCGTCCCGGCCGTCCGGCCCGACGACGTCCTCACCGGGCTGCGCCAGGTGGCTGCCCTCGAGGTCGCAGGTCCGCCGCTGCTCACCCGACTGGAGCAGGGCGTGCTCGACGAGGAGAGCGGCGCGCTGGCCGACCCGCTGGCCTGA
- the rplU gene encoding 50S ribosomal protein L21: protein MYAIVRAGATQQKVAVGDVIEIDKVSTAVGETLTLPVVMTVDGETVTADAKSLGKASVTVEVLGGTKGPKIVIQKYKNKTGYKKRQGHRQKYTQVKVTDISL, encoded by the coding sequence GTGTACGCGATCGTGCGCGCAGGCGCCACCCAGCAGAAGGTCGCTGTCGGCGACGTCATCGAGATCGACAAGGTCTCGACGGCTGTCGGCGAGACGCTGACCCTGCCCGTGGTCATGACGGTCGACGGCGAGACGGTCACGGCCGACGCCAAGTCGCTGGGCAAGGCCTCGGTCACCGTCGAGGTTCTCGGCGGCACCAAGGGCCCCAAGATCGTGATCCAGAAGTACAAGAACAAGACCGGCTACAAGAAGCGCCAGGGTCACCGCCAGAAGTACACCCAGGTCAAGGTCACCGACATCTCCCTCTGA
- the rpmA gene encoding 50S ribosomal protein L27, with protein MAHKKGAASTKNGRDSNSQRLGVKRFGGQVVNAGEIIVRQRGTHFHPGSGVGRGGDDTLFALVGGAVEFGTKRGRRVINVVPGE; from the coding sequence ATGGCACACAAGAAGGGCGCGGCCTCGACCAAGAACGGTCGGGACTCCAACTCCCAGCGCCTCGGCGTCAAGCGCTTCGGCGGCCAGGTCGTCAACGCCGGCGAGATCATCGTCCGTCAGCGTGGCACCCACTTCCACCCGGGCTCCGGCGTCGGCCGCGGCGGCGACGACACCCTGTTCGCCCTCGTGGGCGGTGCGGTCGAGTTCGGCACCAAGCGCGGCCGTCGCGTCATCAACGTCGTCCCCGGCGAGTGA
- the obgE gene encoding GTPase ObgE, producing the protein MAIPSFVDRVTLHVSAGRGGNGVASVHREKFKPLGGPDGGNGGPGGSVILRVESDVTTLLDYHHSPKRRAEHGGHGAGAHRNGGHGADLVLPVPDGTVVTDTRGNVLADMVGPGTELVVAAGGRGGLGNAALASSKRKAPGFALLGEPGDEIEIVLELKVVADIGLVGFPSAGKSSLIAAISRARPKIADYPFTTLVPNLGVVTAGDTTFTVADVPGLIEGASEGRGLGHDFLRHIERCAALVHVIDTATMEPGRNPVDDLDVIERELARYGGLEDRPRLVALNKIDVPDGRDLSDIVIDDLTARGLRVIPVSAASGEGLRELTFAMAGIVQAARAEKPDVETTRIVLRPPSADGRADFTVKETGEGWRVRGEKPERWVRQTDFSNDEAVGFLADRLNRLGVETRLVELGAVEGDTVLIGHPDNAVVFDFKPGLDAGAENLARRGEDSRFDESRPAARRRREIQEGLEERAEGETRADVARRLRDPARGGASGPSSYEIGGADDPDWAEQDPDA; encoded by the coding sequence ATGGCCATCCCCAGCTTCGTCGACCGCGTGACGCTGCACGTCTCCGCGGGCCGGGGCGGCAACGGCGTGGCGTCCGTGCACCGCGAGAAGTTCAAGCCGCTCGGCGGCCCCGACGGCGGCAACGGCGGCCCGGGCGGATCGGTGATCCTGCGGGTCGAGTCCGACGTCACGACGCTGCTGGACTACCACCACAGCCCCAAGCGCCGCGCCGAGCACGGCGGCCACGGCGCGGGTGCCCACCGCAACGGCGGGCACGGCGCCGACCTGGTGCTGCCGGTGCCCGACGGCACCGTGGTCACCGACACCCGGGGCAACGTCCTCGCCGACATGGTCGGACCGGGCACCGAGCTCGTCGTCGCGGCCGGTGGTCGCGGCGGCCTGGGCAACGCGGCGCTGGCCTCCTCCAAGCGCAAGGCCCCCGGCTTCGCCCTCCTCGGCGAGCCGGGCGACGAGATCGAGATCGTGCTCGAGCTCAAGGTCGTGGCCGACATCGGGCTGGTGGGCTTCCCCAGCGCGGGCAAGTCGAGCCTGATCGCGGCGATCTCGCGGGCGCGGCCCAAGATCGCCGACTACCCCTTCACCACCCTCGTCCCGAACCTCGGTGTCGTGACCGCGGGGGACACCACCTTCACCGTCGCCGACGTCCCGGGGCTGATCGAGGGTGCGAGTGAGGGCAGGGGCCTGGGTCACGACTTCCTGCGCCACATCGAGCGCTGCGCAGCCCTGGTCCACGTCATCGACACCGCCACCATGGAACCCGGCCGCAACCCGGTCGACGACCTCGACGTGATCGAGCGGGAGCTGGCGCGGTACGGCGGGCTCGAGGACCGGCCCCGGCTGGTCGCGCTCAACAAGATCGACGTGCCCGACGGCCGCGACCTCTCCGACATCGTCATCGACGACCTCACCGCCCGCGGGCTGCGCGTCATCCCCGTCTCGGCCGCGTCCGGCGAGGGGCTGCGCGAGCTGACCTTCGCGATGGCGGGGATCGTGCAGGCAGCCCGCGCCGAGAAGCCCGACGTGGAGACCACGCGGATCGTGCTGCGGCCGCCCTCGGCCGACGGCCGGGCCGACTTCACCGTCAAGGAGACCGGCGAGGGCTGGCGGGTCCGCGGCGAGAAGCCGGAGCGCTGGGTCCGCCAGACCGACTTCAGCAACGACGAGGCCGTCGGCTTCCTCGCCGACCGGCTCAACCGCCTCGGCGTGGAGACCCGGCTGGTCGAGCTCGGCGCGGTCGAGGGCGACACCGTCCTCATCGGCCATCCCGACAACGCGGTGGTCTTCGACTTCAAGCCCGGTCTCGACGCCGGCGCCGAGAACCTCGCCCGCCGCGGCGAGGACTCCCGCTTCGACGAGAGCCGGCCGGCGGCCCGCCGCCGCCGCGAGATCCAGGAGGGCCTCGAGGAGCGCGCCGAAGGAGAGACCCGGGCCGACGTGGCCCGTCGCCTGCGCGACCCGGCCCGTGGTGGCGCGAGCGGCCCGTCGTCGTACGAGATCGGCGGCGCCGACGACCCCGACTGGGCCGAGCAGGATCCCGACGCGTGA
- the proB gene encoding glutamate 5-kinase — protein MSVREPVTAARRVVVKVGSSSLTTAAGGIDPGRVRQLVEVLASVRARGAEVVLVSSGAIAAGLAPLGLPRRPRALAAQQAAASVGQGLLVHRYTEELARHGLTAGQVLLTVDDVTRRSHYRNAYQTFAKLLELGVIPIVNENDTVATSEIRFGDNDRLAALVAHLVHADLLVLLSDVSGLHDGDPARPGTRLVPEVPADDDLSWVSIGTTGAAGLGSGGMQTKVDAARIAGGAGIPVVLTSADQASEALAGHPVGTLFHPTGKRRPTRLLWLAHATEPKGRLVLDDGAVRAVTERRASLLAAGVTGVHGSFVAGDPVDLTDPSGRPVARGLVNFDADEVPALLGRTSHDLKRELGAAYEREVVHRDDLVLLSPGS, from the coding sequence GTGAGCGTCCGCGAGCCGGTCACCGCGGCCCGTCGGGTCGTGGTCAAGGTCGGCTCCTCCTCGCTGACGACCGCGGCCGGGGGCATCGACCCCGGGCGGGTGCGGCAGCTGGTCGAGGTGCTCGCGTCCGTACGCGCTCGCGGTGCGGAGGTCGTCCTCGTGTCCTCGGGCGCGATCGCGGCCGGCCTGGCTCCGCTCGGCCTCCCGCGACGCCCTCGTGCGCTGGCCGCGCAGCAGGCGGCCGCCTCGGTGGGGCAGGGACTGCTGGTGCACCGCTACACCGAGGAGCTGGCGCGGCACGGCCTCACCGCGGGGCAGGTGCTGCTCACGGTCGACGACGTCACCCGCCGGTCGCACTACCGGAACGCGTACCAGACCTTCGCCAAGTTGTTGGAGCTCGGCGTCATCCCGATCGTCAACGAGAACGACACCGTCGCCACCTCCGAGATCCGCTTCGGTGACAACGACCGCCTGGCGGCGCTGGTGGCGCACCTGGTCCATGCCGACCTGCTGGTGCTCCTCAGCGACGTCTCGGGGCTCCACGACGGCGACCCGGCGCGGCCGGGCACCCGCCTGGTGCCCGAGGTACCCGCCGACGACGACCTGTCGTGGGTGAGCATCGGCACCACAGGTGCGGCCGGCCTCGGCAGCGGCGGGATGCAGACCAAGGTCGACGCGGCCCGGATCGCGGGCGGGGCCGGGATCCCGGTGGTGCTCACCTCGGCCGACCAGGCATCGGAGGCGCTGGCCGGCCACCCCGTCGGGACGCTCTTCCACCCGACCGGCAAGCGGCGGCCCACGCGGCTGCTGTGGCTGGCCCACGCGACCGAGCCGAAGGGCCGGCTCGTCCTGGACGACGGCGCGGTCCGGGCCGTCACCGAGCGGCGGGCCTCGCTGCTGGCGGCCGGGGTGACCGGGGTGCACGGTTCGTTCGTCGCCGGCGACCCGGTCGACCTCACCGACCCCTCCGGCCGTCCGGTCGCGCGCGGGCTGGTCAACTTCGACGCCGACGAGGTCCCGGCCCTGCTCGGGCGGACCTCGCACGACCTCAAGCGCGAGCTCGGCGCGGCCTACGAGCGGGAGGTCGTCCACCGCGACGACCTCGTCCTGCTCTCACCCGGCTCCTGA
- a CDS encoding nucleotidyltransferase domain-containing protein has product MTSEEAEEREFQRLYGPWEPYDPAGVQVLLAEFGRPWWLVGGWAIEAFTGVARRHEDIDVVIFRKDLPRLRELLGGRLDFWGAGDGALRPLTERWPELHDAAGQVWLREHALAPWRLDVILSEDRDGAWVSRREPDWSAPLGDVTWVDEEGVRHQLPEIVLQHKARLDRPKDRTDLAAAWPLLAPSRQSWLRAAVGRLAPDHPWLGLMGGG; this is encoded by the coding sequence GTGACGAGCGAGGAGGCCGAGGAGCGCGAGTTCCAGCGGTTGTACGGCCCCTGGGAGCCGTACGACCCGGCCGGCGTGCAGGTGTTGCTGGCCGAGTTCGGGAGGCCGTGGTGGCTGGTCGGTGGCTGGGCGATCGAGGCGTTCACCGGCGTCGCACGGCGGCACGAGGACATCGACGTCGTGATCTTCCGCAAGGACCTGCCCCGGCTCCGCGAGCTCCTCGGCGGGAGGCTCGACTTCTGGGGTGCCGGTGACGGAGCACTCCGTCCGCTGACCGAGCGCTGGCCGGAGCTGCACGACGCCGCCGGCCAGGTGTGGCTCCGGGAGCATGCGCTGGCTCCGTGGCGGCTCGACGTGATCCTCAGCGAGGACCGGGACGGAGCGTGGGTGTCACGGCGCGAGCCCGACTGGTCCGCCCCGCTCGGCGACGTGACCTGGGTCGACGAGGAGGGCGTCCGCCACCAGCTCCCCGAGATCGTCCTCCAGCACAAGGCCCGGCTCGACCGGCCCAAGGACCGTACGGATCTCGCGGCGGCGTGGCCCCTCCTGGCCCCGTCCCGGCAGTCCTGGCTGCGAGCCGCGGTCGGGCGCCTCGCCCCGGACCACCCGTGGCTCGGACTGATGGGCGGTGGGTGA
- a CDS encoding cysteine desulfurase family protein has translation MSQTTPEPRTVYLDHAATTPMLPVAVEAMTAHLVAVGNPSSLHASGRHARRVVEESRETIAQALDCRPGEVVFTSGGTESDNLALKGIFWSRRDSDPARTRILSTAVEHHAVLDPLVWLAEHEGAEVELLPVDARGRLDVDAFREAVGRDPGSVALASVMWANNEVGTLQPLDEVVAIAAEHGIPVHTDAVQAVGSVPVDFAASGVDALTLTGHKVGGPYGVGALVVRREVSVTPLGHGGGQERDIRSGTLDTPGIAALATAVEAAVKARSEHAAHVRGLRDDLVRRVIEVVPDAHLHGAPLEPADARLPGNAHLGFPGCEGDSLLMLLDARGIECSTGSACSAGVPQPSHVLLAMGCDDEQARHSLRFSFGHTSTVADVDAVVEAIGPVVERARAARR, from the coding sequence ATGTCCCAGACGACCCCCGAGCCGCGCACGGTCTACCTCGACCACGCCGCCACGACGCCGATGCTCCCCGTCGCCGTCGAGGCGATGACCGCACACCTCGTGGCGGTCGGCAACCCGAGCTCGCTGCACGCGAGCGGCCGGCACGCGCGGCGGGTCGTCGAGGAGTCGCGCGAGACGATCGCGCAGGCGCTCGACTGCCGGCCGGGCGAGGTGGTGTTCACCTCCGGCGGCACCGAGTCCGACAACCTCGCGCTCAAGGGCATCTTCTGGTCGCGCCGCGACAGCGATCCCGCGCGCACCCGGATCCTCTCGACCGCGGTCGAGCACCACGCCGTCCTCGACCCGCTGGTCTGGTTGGCCGAGCACGAGGGTGCCGAGGTCGAGCTGCTGCCCGTCGACGCGCGCGGCCGGCTCGACGTCGACGCCTTCCGCGAGGCGGTCGGGCGCGATCCCGGTTCCGTCGCGCTCGCCTCGGTGATGTGGGCCAACAACGAGGTCGGCACCCTGCAGCCGCTCGACGAGGTCGTCGCAATCGCCGCCGAGCACGGCATCCCGGTGCACACCGACGCCGTCCAGGCCGTCGGGTCCGTCCCCGTCGACTTCGCCGCGTCCGGCGTGGACGCGCTGACCCTGACCGGCCACAAGGTCGGGGGGCCGTACGGCGTGGGTGCGCTGGTCGTCCGGCGCGAGGTCTCCGTGACCCCGCTCGGCCACGGCGGTGGGCAGGAGCGCGACATCCGGAGCGGGACGCTGGACACCCCCGGGATCGCGGCGCTGGCCACGGCCGTCGAGGCCGCCGTCAAGGCCCGCTCCGAGCACGCCGCCCACGTCCGGGGGCTGCGCGACGACCTGGTTCGCCGGGTCATCGAGGTGGTCCCGGACGCCCACCTCCACGGCGCCCCGCTCGAGCCCGCGGACGCCCGCCTGCCGGGCAACGCGCACCTCGGGTTCCCCGGGTGCGAGGGCGACTCGCTGCTGATGCTGCTCGACGCGCGCGGCATCGAGTGCTCGACCGGCTCGGCCTGCTCGGCCGGCGTGCCCCAGCCCTCGCACGTCCTGCTCGCGATGGGGTGCGACGACGAGCAGGCGCGGCACTCGCTGCGCTTCTCCTTCGGCCACACCTCGACCGTCGCCGACGTCGACGCCGTCGTCGAGGCGATCGGACCGGTCGTCGAACGCGCGAGGGCAGCACGACGATGA
- the mnmA gene encoding tRNA 2-thiouridine(34) synthase MnmA, translating into MNIVAAMSGGVDSAVAAARAVEAGHTVTGIHLALSRNPASYRSGARGCCTIEDANDARRAADVIGIPFYVWDLSDRFHEDVVEDFMDEYAAGRTPNPCLRCNEKIKFAAVLDRALGLGFDAVATGHYARLRTGDDGLVEMHRAVDHGKDQSYVLGVLDQEQLRHSLFPLGDTSKPAVREEAARRGLLVADKPDSHDICFVADGDNAGWLAEKLGDRAPNHGGDIVDATSGEVLGQHTGTYGFTIGQRKGLRIGRPAPDGKPRFVLDIEPVSGTVTVGPREELAVDRIAAVRPRWCGSVPDRLHGTVQLRAHGDEHPAVVTVTGEEVAIELLTPAYGIAPGQAAVLYDGTRVVGSATIASTGRHLAAEPSPSDRQTRPPGPGGGR; encoded by the coding sequence ATGAACATCGTCGCTGCCATGTCGGGCGGCGTCGACTCCGCCGTCGCCGCGGCCCGTGCCGTCGAGGCCGGTCACACCGTGACCGGGATCCATCTGGCCCTCTCGCGCAACCCCGCGTCGTACCGGTCGGGCGCGCGCGGCTGCTGCACGATCGAGGACGCCAACGACGCCCGGCGGGCAGCTGACGTGATCGGCATCCCCTTCTACGTCTGGGACCTCTCCGACCGCTTCCACGAGGACGTGGTGGAGGACTTCATGGACGAGTACGCCGCGGGGCGGACGCCCAACCCCTGCCTGAGGTGCAACGAGAAGATCAAGTTCGCCGCAGTCCTCGACCGCGCGCTCGGGCTCGGCTTCGACGCGGTGGCGACCGGCCACTACGCCCGGCTGCGGACCGGTGACGACGGCCTGGTCGAGATGCACCGCGCGGTGGACCACGGCAAGGACCAGTCCTACGTGCTCGGGGTGCTCGACCAGGAGCAGCTGCGGCACTCGCTGTTCCCGCTCGGCGACACGAGCAAGCCCGCCGTGCGCGAGGAGGCGGCCCGCCGTGGCCTGCTCGTGGCCGACAAGCCGGACAGCCACGACATCTGCTTCGTCGCCGACGGCGACAACGCCGGCTGGCTGGCCGAGAAGCTCGGCGACCGGGCGCCCAACCACGGCGGCGACATCGTCGACGCGACCTCCGGTGAGGTGCTCGGGCAGCACACGGGGACCTATGGCTTCACGATCGGGCAGCGCAAGGGACTGCGGATCGGGCGGCCTGCGCCGGACGGCAAGCCCCGGTTCGTGCTCGACATCGAGCCGGTGTCGGGGACCGTCACGGTCGGTCCACGCGAGGAGCTCGCCGTCGACCGGATCGCGGCGGTCCGGCCGCGGTGGTGCGGCAGCGTCCCCGACCGGCTGCACGGCACCGTCCAGCTCCGTGCCCACGGTGACGAGCACCCTGCCGTCGTGACCGTCACGGGCGAGGAGGTGGCGATCGAGCTGCTGACGCCGGCGTACGGCATCGCGCCCGGGCAGGCGGCGGTCCTCTACGACGGCACGCGCGTGGTGGGGTCGGCGACGATCGCGTCGACCGGGCGTCACCTGGCGGCCGAACCTTCCCCCTCGGACCGACAGACTCGCCCACCAGGTCCCGGCGGTGGCCGGTGA
- a CDS encoding methionine synthase: protein MTLATGIGSHPGEDATAYAEAVRVVLGELSDDHGLPYVPELPGRGAGASMTGRAVAAATDLAFDLQPAGWRLTDREGVDQRRARSLLAQDLDQVEEQGQGYVGPYKTQVTGPWTLAATVERPRGDRVLADHGARRDLAQALAEGVRRHLADLRRRLPGVDRWVVQLDEPVLASVLEGRVPTASGFGRHRVVQPPEASAALGWVAEAIAAEGAETWVHSCAPGTPLDLVRGAGVQGLLVDPAVLSPGDHDDLAAALEAGGPVALGVVPTRDPATAPTEASLTESVLRWLDMVGLEPGPGLVVSPGCGLTGATSGWARQALALAAATARHLDGG, encoded by the coding sequence GTGACGCTGGCCACCGGCATCGGGTCCCACCCGGGCGAGGACGCGACGGCGTACGCCGAGGCGGTGCGTGTCGTGCTCGGCGAGCTCTCCGACGACCACGGCCTCCCGTACGTCCCGGAGCTGCCCGGACGCGGCGCAGGCGCCTCCATGACCGGGCGAGCCGTGGCGGCTGCGACCGACCTCGCCTTCGACCTCCAGCCCGCCGGGTGGCGACTCACCGACCGGGAGGGTGTCGACCAGCGCCGCGCCCGCAGCCTGCTCGCGCAGGACCTCGACCAGGTCGAGGAGCAGGGCCAGGGCTACGTCGGCCCGTACAAGACCCAGGTCACCGGGCCGTGGACGCTCGCGGCGACCGTCGAGCGTCCCCGCGGCGACCGGGTGCTGGCCGACCACGGCGCCCGCCGTGACCTCGCGCAGGCCCTGGCCGAGGGCGTACGCCGGCACCTCGCCGACCTGCGCCGACGACTGCCCGGCGTCGACCGCTGGGTGGTGCAGCTGGACGAGCCGGTCCTGGCGTCCGTGCTGGAGGGCCGGGTCCCGACCGCGTCAGGCTTCGGCCGGCACCGCGTGGTGCAGCCACCCGAGGCGTCGGCCGCGCTCGGCTGGGTCGCCGAGGCGATCGCTGCGGAGGGGGCGGAGACGTGGGTCCACAGCTGTGCCCCGGGGACGCCGCTCGACCTCGTGCGGGGAGCGGGTGTGCAGGGGCTGCTGGTCGACCCCGCGGTGCTCTCGCCGGGTGACCACGACGACCTCGCCGCCGCCCTCGAGGCCGGGGGACCGGTCGCGCTCGGGGTCGTCCCGACGCGGGACCCGGCCACCGCGCCGACCGAGGCGTCGCTCACCGAGTCGGTGCTGCGCTGGCTCGACATGGTCGGGCTGGAGCCCGGTCCGGGGCTGGTGGTCAGCCCGGGCTGCGGGCTGACCGGCGCGACGAGCGGCTGGGCGCGGCAGGCGCTGGCGCTGGCTGCCGCGACCGCCCGCCACCTCGACGGCGGTTGA
- a CDS encoding MFS transporter, translating into MTDTDKVTEAHRPGRELHLGWALVLISVAQLMVVLDGTIVNIALPYIQQDLSIDSADLTWVVTGYALAFGSLLLLGGRLGDLYGRRRIFMVGLVVFAVASGLGGLATNEGTLLAARALQGLGAALASPAALALIATTFPAGPARNRAFAVYAAMSGAGAAVGLLLGGWLTGLDSLPVEGWRLTLLINVPIGIAAAALAPRFLPESESHPGELDLPGAVTGTLGLLGLVYGFSRAGSDGWTDTWTIASLVAGAVMLTAFMLVESRAAHPLLPFRVFLHRTRAASFVAMFLAPAAMFAMFYFLSQYIQNVMGYSPIEAGLAFLPFCAGIVVAAGVVSNLVNRVDPRFLAGVGTLMSTAALFGFSRLPYDTTFPATEVTGSYVTDLLPWIVLMSLGMGATFVPLTLTAVHHLRSEDSGIGSGVLNTMQQVGGALGLAILGTAATQIATDRGAEFAAAAERAAGSGGPQPTPEQVGALQEIAGLQIFTEGATNAFLVGAGMMLLASVVVWIFLDVKHEELATDGPEGVHVG; encoded by the coding sequence ATGACTGACACCGACAAGGTGACCGAGGCCCACCGCCCCGGTCGCGAGCTGCACCTGGGCTGGGCCCTCGTCCTGATCTCCGTCGCCCAGCTCATGGTCGTGCTCGACGGCACGATCGTGAACATCGCGCTCCCCTACATCCAGCAGGACCTCTCGATCGACAGCGCCGACCTGACCTGGGTCGTCACCGGGTACGCCCTGGCGTTCGGCAGCCTGCTGCTGCTCGGCGGCCGGCTCGGCGACCTCTACGGCCGCCGCAGGATCTTCATGGTCGGCCTGGTCGTCTTCGCGGTCGCCTCCGGTCTCGGCGGGCTCGCGACCAACGAGGGCACCCTGCTCGCCGCCCGCGCCCTGCAGGGCCTCGGGGCGGCGCTCGCCTCGCCGGCCGCGCTGGCCCTGATCGCCACGACGTTCCCGGCCGGCCCGGCGCGCAACCGCGCCTTCGCCGTCTACGCCGCCATGTCCGGCGCCGGCGCGGCCGTCGGCCTGCTGCTCGGTGGTTGGCTGACGGGTCTGGACAGCCTGCCGGTCGAGGGCTGGCGCCTCACGCTGCTCATCAACGTCCCGATCGGCATCGCCGCGGCCGCCCTCGCACCCCGGTTCCTGCCCGAGTCCGAGTCCCACCCCGGCGAGCTCGACCTGCCCGGCGCCGTCACCGGCACGCTCGGCCTGCTCGGCCTGGTCTACGGCTTCAGCCGCGCCGGGTCCGACGGCTGGACCGACACCTGGACGATCGCCAGCCTGGTCGCCGGTGCCGTGATGCTCACCGCGTTCATGCTGGTCGAGAGCCGCGCGGCCCACCCGCTGCTGCCGTTCCGGGTGTTCCTCCACCGCACCCGCGCCGCGAGCTTCGTGGCGATGTTCCTGGCCCCGGCCGCCATGTTCGCGATGTTCTACTTCCTCAGCCAGTACATCCAGAACGTGATGGGCTACAGCCCGATCGAGGCCGGGCTGGCGTTCCTGCCCTTCTGTGCCGGCATCGTGGTCGCCGCGGGCGTGGTCTCCAACCTCGTCAACCGGGTCGACCCGCGCTTCCTCGCCGGTGTCGGCACCCTGATGTCCACCGCGGCCCTGTTCGGCTTCTCCCGGCTGCCGTACGACACCACCTTCCCGGCGACCGAGGTCACCGGCAGCTACGTCACCGACCTGCTCCCCTGGATCGTGCTGATGTCGCTCGGCATGGGTGCGACGTTCGTACCCCTCACGCTGACCGCCGTCCACCACCTGCGCAGCGAGGACTCCGGCATCGGCTCGGGCGTCCTCAACACGATGCAGCAGGTCGGCGGTGCGTTGGGCCTGGCGATCCTCGGGACGGCGGCGACCCAGATCGCGACCGACCGTGGCGCCGAGTTCGCGGCCGCGGCCGAGCGGGCCGCCGGGTCCGGTGGACCGCAGCCCACGCCGGAGCAGGTCGGGGCGCTCCAGGAGATCGCCGGGCTGCAGATCTTCACCGAGGGCGCGACCAACGCGTTCCTCGTGGGCGCCGGGATGATGCTGCTGGCCTCGGTCGTCGTCTGGATCTTCCTCGACGTCAAGCACGAGGAGCTCGCGACCGACGGTCCCGAGGGCGTGCACGTGGGCTGA
- a CDS encoding TetR/AcrR family transcriptional regulator, translating into MTSTEPQARPRVEGDREQEILRAALRVLAEVGYDRLTMDAVATEARASKATLYRRWKDKVTLVIDALLAEKEQPTLPDTGSLRGDLLGAFCGMGGITDPRQLATFSSVLTAVTRDPEFAEAFRTRVIGPKIALTQRIYERARDRGEIRDDVDLEILGPALAGILLHRFHVLGQPPTAEVVARVVDQIILPAATSPTASNGPSSRPTRQESHD; encoded by the coding sequence GTGACCAGCACCGAGCCCCAGGCCCGCCCCCGGGTCGAGGGTGACCGCGAGCAGGAGATCCTGCGCGCGGCGCTACGCGTCCTCGCGGAGGTCGGCTACGACCGGCTCACGATGGACGCGGTGGCCACCGAGGCGCGGGCCTCGAAGGCGACGCTCTACCGCCGCTGGAAGGACAAGGTCACGTTGGTGATCGACGCGCTGCTCGCGGAGAAGGAGCAGCCGACGCTCCCCGACACGGGCAGCCTCCGGGGCGACCTGCTGGGCGCCTTCTGCGGCATGGGCGGCATCACGGATCCCCGCCAGCTGGCGACGTTCAGCAGCGTCCTCACTGCCGTGACCCGAGACCCGGAGTTCGCCGAGGCGTTCCGGACCCGGGTGATCGGACCCAAGATCGCGCTCACGCAGCGCATCTACGAGCGGGCTCGCGACCGCGGCGAGATCCGGGACGACGTCGACCTGGAGATCCTCGGCCCGGCGCTGGCCGGCATCCTGCTCCACCGCTTCCACGTCCTGGGCCAGCCACCGACCGCCGAGGTCGTCGCCCGGGTCGTCGACCAGATCATCCTCCCTGCAGCGACGAGTCCGACCGCCTCGAACGGTCCCTCGTCCCGACCCACACGACAGGAATCCCATGACTGA